The Streptomyces cyaneogriseus subsp. noncyanogenus region ACGGTCGCCTTGTTGCCGGCGTCCGTCATCGTCTCGCCGGCGGGCGCCTTGAAGACGACACGGGCCGTCGCACCGTCGGCGCTGGCCCCGGGGAAGCGCTCTTCGAGCAGGTCGAAGGCCTTCTGCGCCTCGGTACCCGGGATGGAGAAGGAGGTGCTGCCGGCGGGCGGGGCGCTGGCCGCGCCGACGCCCGCGAGGGTCAGCAGCGCGACCCATATCAAGGCGACGAAGTGCCGTCGCCGAAAGGCCAGTCGGCCGAGTTTGTAGAGGAACGTGGCCACGAGGGCGTACTCCCGGTCAGGTCGTGGGGTCTGGCAAGGGGTCTTCAGGGCAGAGGTGATCGGCCCGACGACGTGAGCGGTGACGTCAGGTGGTAGCTGACTTGCGGGGACGGGTCAGGAGGTGGGGGCGCCGAGGGCGGGGAGGACCACGGCGTCGATGTACGACAGCAGGAACGTCTGCGTGGGCGGCAGGTCGTCGATGAGCGCACGGGTGACGAACGCGCCGACCAGCATGTGCACGACGTACTCCAGCGCGGGCGCGTCCTCGCGGATCTCGCCGCGCTCGATCGCGCGCCGCAGCACCCGCTGGAACTCCGCCATCTCCGGCTCGATGAGCAGTTCCTTGAACGCCCGCCGCAGATCCGGGTTCATGTGCACCGCCATGGACAGGCCCCGCATCAGCGCGGAGTTCTGCTCCATGGCGCAGTCGTCCTCGCGGGTCGCCAGCGCGTGCAGGTCGCCCCGCAGGGAGCCGGTGTCGATGTCGGCGAGACTGCCCGGCTTGCCGTGGCGCAGCGCTCTGACGACCAGCTCGGGCTTGCCGCCCCACTGGCGGTAGAGCGTCGCCTTGCTGGACCGGGTGCGGGCGGCCACGGCGTCCATGGTCAGGGCGTCGTAGCCGACCTCCCTCAGCAGGTCGAGCACGGCCGCGTACAGCTCGGCCGCGCGCTCGGGGGTGATCCGGCTGCG contains the following coding sequences:
- a CDS encoding TetR/AcrR family transcriptional regulator — protein: MAQVATVRRSRITPERAAELYAAVLDLLREVGYDALTMDAVAARTRSSKATLYRQWGGKPELVVRALRHGKPGSLADIDTGSLRGDLHALATREDDCAMEQNSALMRGLSMAVHMNPDLRRAFKELLIEPEMAEFQRVLRRAIERGEIREDAPALEYVVHMLVGAFVTRALIDDLPPTQTFLLSYIDAVVLPALGAPTS